One genomic window of Saccopteryx bilineata isolate mSacBil1 chromosome 4, mSacBil1_pri_phased_curated, whole genome shotgun sequence includes the following:
- the BAG5 gene encoding BAG family molecular chaperone regulator 5: MDMGNQHPSISRLQEIQKEVKSVEQQVIGFSGLSGDKHYKKLEMMLTKQLFEIDSVDTEGKGDIQQARKRAAQETERLLKELEQNANHPQRLEIQNIFKEAQSLVKEKIVPFYSGGNCVTEEFDEGIQDVILRLTHVKTGGKISLRKARYHTLTKICAVQEIIEDCLKRQPSLPLPEDAHPSVAKINSVMCEVNKARGTVIALLMGVTNEETCRHLSCVLSGLIADLDALDVCGRTEIRNYRREVVEDINKLLTYLDLEEDADKTYAFDLGQHHSILKIERVLKRMREIKNELLQAQNPLELYLSCKTELQGLIGQLDEVSVGKNPCIREARRRAVIAVQTLITYIDLREALEKRKSIVCEEHPSHKAVWAVLGHLSEIQGEVLSFDGNRTDKNYMRLEEELTKQLLALDAVDPQGEERCKAARKQAVKLAQSILSYLDLKSDEWEY; this comes from the coding sequence ATGGATATGGGAAACCAACATCCTTCCATTAGTAGGCTTCAGGAAATCCAAAAGGAAGTAAAAAGTGTAGAACAGCAAGTGATTGGCTTCAGTGGGCTGTCAGGTGACAAGCATTACAAGAAACTGGAAATGATGCTAACAAAACAACTTTTTGAAATAGACTCTGTAGACACGGAAGGGAAAGGGGACATTCAGCAGGCTAGGAAGAGGGCAGCGCAAGAGACGGAGCGTCTTCTCAAGGAGCTGGAGCAGAATGCCAACCACCCACAGCGGCTCGAAATACAGAACATCTTCAAAGAAGCCCAGTCCCTGGTGAAAGAGAAGATCGTGCCGTTTTATAGCGGCGGCAACTGCGTGACTGAGGAGTTCGATGAGGGCATCCAGGATGTCATCCTGAGGCTGACGCACGTGAAAACAGGGGGCAAGATCTCCCTGCGGAAAGCAAGGTATCACACCCTAACCAAGATCTGTGCTGTGCAAGAGATCATCGAAGACTGCCTGAAGCGGCAGCCGTCTCTGCCGCTGCCTGAGGACGCACACCCTTCTGTGGCGAAAATCAACTCTGTGATGTGTGAGGTCAACAAGGCCAGAGGCACTGTGATTGCGCTTCTGATGGGCGTGACCAACGAGGAGACGTGCAGGCACCTGTCCTGTGTGCTCTCGGGGCTGATCGCCGATTTGGATGCTTTAGACGTGTGCGGGCGCACAGAAATCCGGAATTACCGGAGGGAGGTTGTGGAAGACATCAACAAATTATTGACGTACTTGGATTTGGAAGAGGATGCGGACAAGACCTATGCGTTTGACCTGGGACAGCatcattccattttaaaaatagaaagggtcctcaagagaatgagagagattaAGAACGAACTCCTGCAAGCACAGAATCCCCTCGAGCTGTACCTGAGCTGCAAAACGGAGCTGCAGGGTTTGATTGGCCAGCTGGACGAGGTCAGCGTGGGGAAGAACCCCTGCATCCGGGAAGCCCGGAGGAGGGCGGTGATTGCCGTGCAGACCCTCATCACCTACATCGACCTGAGGGAGGCCCTGGAGAAACGCAAGTCGATCGTGTGTGAGGAGCACCCCTCGCATAAAGCTGTCTGGGCCGTCCTGGGACACCTGTCCGAGATCCAGGGAGAAGTTCTGTCGTTTGACGGGAACCGCACTGACAAGAACTACATGCGGCTGGAGGAGGAGCTCACCAAGCAGCTGCTGGCCCTGGATGCCGTGGACCCGCAGGGCGAGGAGAGGTGTAAGGCGGCCAGGAAGCAGGCTGTGAAGCTGGCCCAGAGCATCCTCAGCTACCTCGACCTGAAATCCGACGAGTGGGAGTACTGA